The DNA window CGGTGAACAGGTGCACCGGCGCTGGGTGTCTCCGCGGTACCCACACGGGCACCCGTGCAGATAACAGTTGCACCTTAGAGCAAGTGCACCAAATCAGGCCGCGACCACGAGATGCGGGCCCGGAGAAGAGAGGTCAGTTCGGGGCGATGTTCCTCCGGCACCGTCTAAGCCTCGGCATGACTCAGTTCGAGATTGGGTTCCTGATCGGAACGTCGGCCTCCACAATCAACAATTGGGAGACTGGACGTTCGACGCCCCACTCCTCGATGCGAGAGGCGGTGGATTGGCTTCTCAGGACGAAACGTGAATCCTCGGAATAACCTGGAGCAAGCGGCAGCGGAGGGGGCGGACGCGGGCGTCAGCGCGAGGTATCGTCGAAGATCGGCACGTCGCCGGGTTCGGGGGCGCGGTAGGTGAGGCTACGGACGGTGCCGTGGAGTACGTGCGCCAGGCGCAGGTACAGCCAGATGGGCCGTGGCCCGTGAGGACCACGTCGCGTCCGGTGCCGGCCTGCGCGCGGGCGGCTGCCTCGTAGGCCGGCAGGTCCACTTGGAGCGCCGTCTCGCCGCGCGCCCGGTAGAGCGCTTCGAGCTCGATGATGACGGGACCGCGGCTGGTATCGACGGGTTGCATCCGCTCGCGCTGGAGGCAGGGGACCGGCGGGGGGCGGTTCGACCGTCAGTCGAGCGCATCTTCACCCTTCAGTCCCCTCATCATCGGGGAAGTCGCTCAAGCTCGGGCCAGCCGATGCTCGTCGAGTACGGCCAGGGAGTGCTTCAGTCCCCTGATCATCGAAGAAGTCGCTCAACGATCGTGCGCTTGGCTCACGGGCATTTTTTACACGCGCGCGCGGCCGTCCAGGCGGAGGCAGCTCAGGCGCAGAGGCAGCGGTACGACGAATAGCCGCCGATGTTCGGGTTGGGATCCCACGACGGCGCGGCCGAAGGGTGGGGGCGCAGTTCCGCGAGCGTCTCCAGCAGCGCCTGCAACGCGGTCTGGATCTCGATGCGCGCGACCGAGGCCCCGGGGCAGCGGTGCGCGCCGAAGCCGAACGACAGGTGGGGGTTCGGCTGGCGCTCGGCATCCAGAGCGTGGGGGTCGGGGAAGGCCTGCGGATCGCGGTTGCCGGCCTGGAGGAAGAGGACCACCTTCTCCCCTCGCCGGACGGTGTGGCCGCCGCCGGGCTCGACGTCCAGCACCACGTCTTCTGCCGCGTAGCGGACAACGAAGCGAGTGGGGGTCACCACCCGGAGCAGCTCGTCCGCCAGGCGGCGGGCGAAGCCCGCATTCCCGCGCAGCCGCTCCCGCCACATGCCCCACTCCGGCAACAGGAGCGGGATGCCGTCGCCCAGCAGCTTCTGCGTGGTCACCCGTCCCGCGGAGAAGGCCATCATGCACTGGATGACGACCTCCTCCTCATGCTCCAGCCCGCCGTCGCGCAGGAACGCGCCGATCAGGTCGTCCGAGGGCGTCCCTCCGCGGGCAGACACCTGGGCGCGGAAGTACTCGCCCAGCTGCACGATCTCGTGCATCTCCATCCGCAGGTAGCCGCTGGTCAGGTCCGCGTACGTCGTGGACCAGCGCTCCAGCCGCTCCGCCTCGCCGGGAGTGGAGGCCGGCAGCCCCAGGATCATGGAGATCGCCTCCATGGAGTACGGAACGGCGAACTCGCCCACCAGGTCCACCTCGCCCCGCGCGCGGGCGCGCTCCGCCAGCGCCACAGCCGAGTCGCGGAGCGGCGCCAGGAGCGAGTCGGAACGGCGGGCGAGCTCCACCAGCACCGCCCGCTGCACCCGCGCCTGGCGCGGGCCGTCGGCGAAGATGACCTGCCGCTGGATGGCGTCCGCGACGAACGAGCGGGCAGCGGCGCGCCGGGAGCGGG is part of the Longimicrobium sp. genome and encodes:
- a CDS encoding cytochrome P450 — translated: MSGIHPGGPRPHAAEATNCGRTTAAACPITLKRLVESYTEPHGLYDELRARDRVTFDPAGRCWLVTGHAAVRQVLGDARFVSDEALAAPRSRRAAARSFVADAIQRQVIFADGPRQARVQRAVLVELARRSDSLLAPLRDSAVALAERARARGEVDLVGEFAVPYSMEAISMILGLPASTPGEAERLERWSTTYADLTSGYLRMEMHEIVQLGEYFRAQVSARGGTPSDDLIGAFLRDGGLEHEEEVVIQCMMAFSAGRVTTQKLLGDGIPLLLPEWGMWRERLRGNAGFARRLADELLRVVTPTRFVVRYAAEDVVLDVEPGGGHTVRRGEKVVLFLQAGNRDPQAFPDPHALDAERQPNPHLSFGFGAHRCPGASVARIEIQTALQALLETLAELRPHPSAAPSWDPNPNIGGYSSYRCLCA